In Magnetococcus sp. PR-3, a single window of DNA contains:
- a CDS encoding DegQ family serine endoprotease: MRGKVEIRLGVWAFLLWGLVASGTVQAGAWPVSVDGNKLPTLADMLEKTTPGVVNIATSGRVVEQTPLLSDPFFRHFFDLPSTRRAKKTRSLGSGVVVDAKRGYILTNHHVIDKAQVITVTLRDGRVLNAKKVGADPATDVAVIKVKADKLHALPLGNSDKLRVGDFVVAIGNPFGLGQTVTSGIVSALGRSGLGIKGYEDFIQTDASINPGNSGGALVNLRGELVGINTAILAKGGGNVGIGFAIPVNMAQQLMAQLIEYGEVRRGLLGISSQDLTPELAQAFGLDHQKGSVITRVTRGSAAQKAGLKVGDIISKVNGHSVRNAAHLRNLVGLLRVGEEVELTRIRNGRSRTVRAVVAESKRKRVQGKGLSSRLDGAVLERQEGDEKPGIVVVKVRRGSMASRIGLRSGDRIVEINQRPVKKMTDVASHLEADTRKMLLTIRRGKRNIRVMVR, translated from the coding sequence ATGAGGGGAAAAGTAGAGATACGGTTGGGCGTATGGGCCTTTTTGTTATGGGGGTTGGTTGCCAGTGGTACGGTACAGGCCGGTGCTTGGCCGGTTTCGGTGGATGGTAATAAGCTGCCTACCTTGGCAGATATGCTGGAAAAAACAACGCCAGGGGTGGTCAATATCGCAACCTCGGGCCGGGTTGTTGAACAGACTCCTTTGTTAAGTGACCCTTTTTTCCGGCACTTTTTTGATCTGCCTAGTACGCGCCGTGCTAAGAAGACCCGCTCTTTGGGCTCTGGTGTCGTTGTTGATGCCAAACGCGGCTATATTTTAACCAACCATCATGTCATTGATAAAGCGCAGGTGATCACCGTTACGCTGCGGGATGGGCGGGTGCTTAATGCCAAAAAGGTAGGGGCCGACCCAGCCACTGATGTGGCGGTGATTAAGGTGAAAGCCGATAAACTACATGCCTTGCCTTTAGGCAACTCAGACAAGTTGCGGGTTGGGGATTTTGTGGTGGCCATTGGTAATCCCTTTGGTTTGGGGCAGACGGTTACCTCAGGCATTGTGAGTGCGCTGGGCCGTTCAGGGTTGGGGATTAAAGGGTATGAGGACTTTATTCAGACTGATGCCTCCATTAACCCCGGCAACTCTGGTGGGGCACTGGTCAATTTACGTGGCGAGCTGGTTGGCATTAATACCGCTATTTTAGCCAAAGGTGGCGGTAATGTAGGCATTGGCTTTGCCATCCCTGTCAATATGGCCCAGCAGTTAATGGCTCAACTTATTGAGTATGGTGAGGTTAGGCGGGGGCTATTAGGTATCTCTAGCCAGGATCTAACGCCAGAGCTGGCCCAAGCTTTTGGTCTGGACCATCAAAAGGGCAGTGTCATTACCCGTGTGACCCGTGGTTCAGCCGCACAAAAAGCAGGCTTGAAGGTCGGGGATATCATCTCCAAGGTGAATGGGCACTCGGTACGCAATGCGGCGCATCTACGTAACTTGGTTGGCCTGCTACGGGTGGGGGAAGAGGTTGAACTGACCCGTATTCGCAATGGCCGTAGTCGTACGGTCCGAGCTGTGGTGGCGGAGTCCAAACGTAAACGGGTGCAAGGCAAGGGTTTGTCATCCCGATTGGACGGGGCGGTTCTGGAGCGTCAAGAGGGGGATGAAAAGCCAGGTATTGTTGTGGTCAAAGTACGTCGCGGCAGTATGGCTTCCCGTATTGGTTTGCGTTCAGGGGATCGTATTGTAGAAATTAATCAACGCCCGGTAAAAAAGATGACAGATGTCGCCAGCCATTTAGAGGCAGACACCCGTAAGATGCTGCTGACCAT
- a CDS encoding NUDIX hydrolase: MTWSPETPYVTVDILIQMVDQPGSPVVLIERVNPPHGWALPGGFVDRGERAEVAAIREAKEETCLDVTLTGLLGVYSDPKRDPRLHTCSMVYVAEATGQPKAADDAKNIRVVDPTAPGVALAFDHDLILADLVAYRAHGAVAPLRMV, encoded by the coding sequence ATGACTTGGTCCCCTGAGACCCCATATGTGACGGTGGATATTCTGATCCAAATGGTGGACCAACCGGGGAGCCCTGTGGTGTTGATTGAACGGGTTAACCCCCCACATGGTTGGGCCTTGCCTGGTGGGTTTGTGGATCGTGGTGAGCGGGCCGAGGTTGCGGCCATACGCGAAGCCAAAGAGGAAACCTGTTTGGATGTCACGCTAACCGGACTGTTGGGGGTTTATTCAGATCCCAAGCGGGACCCCCGTTTACACACCTGTAGTATGGTCTACGTGGCTGAAGCCACAGGTCAACCCAAGGCTGCGGATGATGCCAAAAATATCCGTGTGGTTGATCCGACAGCGCCTGGTGTGGCCTTGGCTTTTGATCATGATTTAATTTTGGCTGATTTGGTTGCGTATCGTGCCCATGGGGCTGTGGCACCACTACGCATGGTCTGA